Proteins co-encoded in one Synergistaceae bacterium genomic window:
- a CDS encoding DUF1850 domain-containing protein has product MSEYAPGGRPLCAFPFLLTTREVVLSLFLFLLFAGPAGAEKRFVLRVRDWKTGEVYASAPAEAGDRLFFGWIHSLEKIPWNEYYHISDDGALVLDAITFPAFGAGIPENKGKISYVKDGLIHMEDIGQRFEELVWLNSRTATRDLFLNWRYFTSGPELPHHVRLRLAVEKNETSP; this is encoded by the coding sequence ATGTCTGAATACGCGCCAGGGGGAAGGCCATTATGCGCTTTCCCCTTTCTTTTAACGACGCGGGAGGTCGTCCTGTCGCTTTTCCTCTTTTTGCTTTTCGCCGGCCCGGCGGGGGCGGAGAAAAGGTTCGTTCTGCGCGTCCGCGACTGGAAGACGGGCGAAGTTTACGCTTCCGCGCCGGCTGAGGCGGGAGACCGGCTTTTCTTCGGCTGGATTCACTCGCTGGAGAAGATCCCCTGGAACGAGTATTACCACATCTCCGATGACGGGGCCCTCGTGCTGGACGCCATCACCTTCCCGGCCTTCGGAGCCGGCATTCCGGAAAACAAGGGAAAAATCAGCTACGTGAAGGACGGTCTGATCCACATGGAGGACATCGGTCAGAGATTCGAGGAGCTGGTGTGGCTCAACTCCCGGACGGCGACCCGGGACCTCTTTCTCAACTGGCGGTACTTCACCTCCGGCCCCGAACTCCCCCACCACGTCCGGCTGCGCCTCGCCGTCGAAAAAAATGAAACATCTCCATAA